Proteins from a single region of Myxococcales bacterium:
- a CDS encoding PAS domain S-box protein, protein MRPTPMVISLADEHPANVAMFLLDDRGQILFYNTAAAKVASLQPEEILGNSINRVAGIHLFSAEHSSFPHFSTNNGTADCPPSIHWKIEPFGDFQDDRARYLALGIPVSPIVESAAVAKDSLHHLSKLANKIPVFVALLDDRNRFLFANQTAVDFFGLQPAEIVGRPFAELIDHEIDQRLLKFARRALDGKLARFETTRRDRIGRDRVYDVLLIPNSGQTEDARTFFMIGQDITDKRIAENALRQSEERHRFLYNKTPVMLFSIDAAGRILNVSDYWLDELGYTREEVIGRETTDFLGYSSRREMNEKILPALFRIGQCKNVECRFVKKTGEIKDTLLSAIAERDGYGQFTRVLAVLIDIEDRLIAEDALLESEQKYHSLLENIAVGVYRTTIDEPGRYLQANSALAHMLGYDSVDQLLSIPVADLYVDPAERKAVIEKLMEHGEVKDFELRLRRKDGSSFAVSCNSRLHRDEKTGNQWIDGVIKDITERKQAEENRRQLEEQLRQSQKMEAVGRLAGGIAHDFNNILTGILGYADLMLASVGDGNPLRGDIQEIKRAGGRAADLTRQLLAFSRKQMICPVVLNVNEVIAHSQNMLGRIIGEDIALRVTAAPDLRPIKADAGQLEQVLVNLAVNSRDAMPAGGELLVETANVEFGTMYLRLHPEVADRPYVMLAVSDTGCGMDAEVKSHLFEPFFTTKPKDKGTGLGLATVYGIVTQNNGFLHVYSEVGIGTTIKIYLPCVDEPPSHLRDLHPEEWPRGRETILLVEDEDMVRTFAKTILQRQGYTVYEATNGGEALLLMQKIGDQVDLLFTDVIMPNLNGKELYQQLRRLHSGLKVLYMSGYTESVIGTQGLLDEGIHFLQKPFNIKSLAGKVREALDD, encoded by the coding sequence ATGCGACCGACACCCATGGTCATTTCTTTAGCCGATGAACACCCCGCCAATGTCGCCATGTTTTTACTGGATGATCGCGGACAAATCCTTTTTTACAACACGGCCGCCGCGAAAGTCGCCAGTCTGCAACCTGAGGAAATTTTGGGCAACTCGATCAATCGAGTCGCCGGAATCCATCTCTTTTCCGCGGAACACTCTTCCTTCCCTCATTTTTCAACGAACAATGGAACCGCCGATTGCCCGCCATCGATTCATTGGAAGATCGAGCCGTTTGGGGATTTCCAAGACGACCGAGCCCGCTATCTCGCGCTGGGCATACCGGTCTCGCCGATTGTTGAATCCGCCGCTGTGGCCAAGGATTCGTTGCATCACTTATCGAAGCTGGCCAATAAAATTCCCGTCTTCGTCGCCCTGCTCGACGATCGGAACCGTTTTCTGTTCGCGAACCAAACCGCTGTCGACTTTTTCGGGCTGCAGCCGGCGGAAATCGTCGGCCGGCCGTTTGCCGAACTCATCGATCACGAGATCGACCAACGCTTGCTGAAATTCGCCCGCCGGGCGCTGGACGGCAAGTTGGCGCGTTTCGAGACGACCCGGCGGGATCGCATCGGCCGCGACCGGGTTTACGACGTTTTGCTGATTCCCAATTCCGGCCAGACCGAAGACGCCCGAACCTTCTTCATGATCGGCCAGGACATCACCGACAAGCGCATCGCCGAGAACGCCCTGCGCCAGAGCGAGGAACGGCATCGATTTCTCTACAACAAGACCCCGGTGATGCTCTTTTCGATCGACGCCGCCGGGCGGATTCTGAATGTCAGCGATTATTGGCTGGACGAATTGGGATACACCCGCGAAGAAGTCATCGGCCGGGAAACGACCGATTTTCTCGGCTACTCCTCGCGGCGCGAAATGAACGAGAAAATCCTGCCGGCGTTGTTCCGGATCGGACAATGCAAAAACGTCGAATGCCGCTTCGTGAAAAAGACCGGCGAAATCAAAGACACCTTGTTGTCGGCCATCGCGGAGCGGGACGGTTACGGCCAGTTCACCCGCGTCCTGGCGGTTCTGATCGACATCGAGGATCGCCTCATCGCCGAGGATGCCCTGCTCGAAAGCGAGCAGAAGTATCACTCGCTGCTGGAGAACATCGCGGTCGGCGTCTACCGCACCACGATCGACGAGCCCGGCCGTTACTTGCAGGCCAATTCGGCCTTGGCGCACATGCTCGGCTACGACTCGGTGGACCAGCTGCTTTCCATTCCGGTCGCGGACTTGTACGTCGATCCGGCGGAACGCAAGGCCGTCATCGAAAAGCTGATGGAACACGGCGAGGTCAAGGACTTCGAACTGCGCCTGCGCCGCAAAGACGGTTCGAGTTTCGCCGTGTCCTGCAATTCCCGGCTGCATCGCGACGAAAAAACCGGCAACCAGTGGATCGACGGGGTGATCAAGGACATCACCGAACGCAAGCAAGCCGAGGAGAATCGGCGGCAGCTCGAAGAACAGTTGCGGCAGTCGCAGAAAATGGAGGCGGTCGGGCGGCTGGCCGGCGGCATCGCGCACGATTTCAACAATATTTTGACGGGCATTCTCGGCTACGCCGACCTCATGCTGGCTTCGGTCGGCGACGGCAACCCGCTGCGCGGCGACATTCAGGAAATCAAGCGCGCCGGCGGCCGGGCGGCGGATTTGACGCGGCAATTGCTGGCTTTCAGCCGCAAACAAATGATTTGCCCGGTAGTGCTGAACGTGAACGAAGTCATCGCCCATTCGCAGAACATGCTGGGGCGGATCATCGGCGAGGACATCGCGCTGCGGGTGACCGCGGCGCCCGATCTACGCCCGATCAAGGCCGACGCAGGCCAGCTCGAACAAGTGCTGGTCAACCTGGCGGTCAATTCCCGCGACGCCATGCCCGCCGGCGGCGAATTGCTCGTCGAGACGGCCAACGTGGAGTTCGGAACCATGTACCTGCGCCTGCATCCGGAGGTGGCGGATCGGCCTTACGTGATGCTGGCCGTCAGCGACACCGGCTGCGGCATGGACGCGGAAGTGAAAAGCCACCTTTTCGAGCCTTTTTTCACCACCAAGCCCAAGGATAAGGGAACCGGTCTGGGGCTGGCGACGGTCTACGGCATCGTCACGCAGAACAACGGCTTTTTACACGTCTATTCCGAGGTCGGGATCGGGACGACGATAAAAATCTACCTGCCGTGCGTTGACGAGCCGCCCTCGCACCTGCGGGATCTGCACCCCGAGGAATGGCCGCGCGGCCGGGAAACCATTTTGCTGGTCGAGGACGAGGACATGGTGCGCACGTTCGCCAAGACGATCCTCCAGCGGCAGGGATACACCGTTTACGAGGCGACGAACGGCGGAGAGGCGCTGCTGCTCATGCAGAAAATAGGCGACCAGGTCGATCTGCTGTTCACCGACGTGATCATGCCCAATCTGAACGGCAAGGAATTGTATCAGCAACTGCGGCGCCTGCATTCGGGTTTGAAGGTGCTGTACATGTCGGGTTACACCGAAAGCGTGATCGGTACTCAGGGCCTGCTCGACGAGGGGATCCACTTTCTGCAAAAGCCGTTCAACATCAAATCGCTGGCCGGAAAAGTCCGCGAGGCGCTCGATGACTGA